The genomic DNA GAAAACCATATTCACATTTTCCTCATTCATAACACTCAGTTAGCAACAATGCTCGCAGTTCATTTTTTCATGCTTGAATACACATTTCTCTTTTCTACCAAAGATCCTCTAATTATTATTAATTGAaagtacattttttataatattaacCTCATAAATAGATCTCCAACTTTCAGAAGTAACAAAAAAACGAAAGAGTCATTGAGAAAATAATACGGATTATACAGATTTCTGAATAATGTAATTGGACACTTTTAAATTCAGGAAAAATCAGATTTTCAGTGacttcaaatgtcctcaaatgtataAAAGTATTTAGtggataaaaatataattttactaCTTTGATGAACATGGATGATTAACTTGTGTACATCCTAACAACTGGTCATCAGATTATTCCTGTTAGTAAAAGAAGGGCCTTGGCTTCCTTCACTAAGTTAAAGCAAGAAGAACAAAAAcagagcaaaaaatatatattgatggaGTTGAATAATGTAAAAATTTACATATTTTCCATAGATCTTTTAACACTGTGATCTCTTGCTTTTTCTGCTTTCTCTTGATTCAGATATTCCAAGACTTTCATAAGTAAGTCCTCATCTATATACTGCTTGTTCTGTGTATCATCACTTTCCCTGGTCGGCAGCCTTCGGTTACTGCTGGAAACTGTCTCTAAATCCTGATAACCACGCATATTCACATATCCTCTCAAAGCATTCTCATATTGCTTTTCTAGCTCCTGAAGATCCCCTGGAGAATAAGGAATGggcatttttttgttttgattgtTACCTAAAAGCTCTGGGTATTTAGCTAGCATCTTTACTACATAATCTGCTAGTTCCTCCTCCTTCTCAGGCCTTGATTCATACTCAATTTGCCTCTTTTCAGATTCTTTGGGCCAAATTGCTTTGTGTCCCTTTATTTTGCTAATCATAGGGTAGGGTCTTTGCAATCCATTATTTTGCTTAAATCGATTTTGTAACTTATCAGCTCCCATAAGATTCACCATATCTTCAACTGTAAGGCCTTCAGGGATATTGGGCAGGATTGGGGATGTAGGTTGCCTTACAAAGCCTTGCttgtttttatatacatttgttttATCAGTCATAGTCTCTGTTACCTCATCAAGGTCCTCAGGAACATCAACTTCTTTTTCAGATTCTAATCTTCCACCAAACTTCCTGCCATCTTCATCCCGTAGCATATCAATAAGATCCTCAGGGGGGATTTGTAAGTTTCTGGATATATCAATCAACTGATAAATAGCTTCAGGGTCAAGTTCTTTTCCTGAGAATCTTAATGAGCGCCTATCAGGGTTCTGCTTACCTTTATCCATCCTGTTCATCCACATATTTAGATATGTGTTCATCAGATTTGATAGATTTTCACTTTCTTGATCTTTAGTGTCTTTTTCGGGCTCTTCATCCTGCAACCCCAACAACCCAGATCTCTTCATTTCATCCTCCATATCATCTGTCTTTTCAACCTCTTCTTTACTCTCCTTTAACTCTTCTTGAGTTTGACTTTCAACTTTTTCTTCAATAGGATTCCAATCTTCCCCACCAGCTACATCCTCATAAGCAATGTTGTTGGCTTTATACAAGTCATCTTCATCATCCTTGTAAAGTTTTTGGTCTTCTTCCATTCTATCTCTTTTGTTGTTTGCTTGGCCTTTTAATTTCCCCAATTCCTGGAAGACAGACTGTAAGGTGGCTAGGCTCTGAGGAGTATACTGCCCTTCCACAATTTCATTGGTGCGCTTCAGTGGATTGTCCCGTGAGTAATCATCATATAACCTGGAAGAAAGTTTTCCAGTTTTAGGTCTCTTCTCAGACCATTTGTTTGAGTCATAGTCTTCAATTAACTCAGGGGGTATGTTCTTGTCCATGTATAGATTATTTTTCTCTTGTGTTGAAACCTTTGCCTCTTTTTCAGCTTGCATCAAGGCTTCCAACATTGCTCTCATCCACTCAGACTCATCATCGGTGGTTGGAGATTTGGCAGTGTCTGTTGAAAGGGCTTGTGTGTCCTTCTGCTCTGAGAGGTAGGGTGCCCCTTGGTAAGAGGTATAGTCGGGGAGGTTCTCAGTTCTGCTTGCTTGCTTTCTGAGGTTCTCAATGTACTCCAGTGCCTTCAGCATATCTGGGCTTGGCAACCTTTGTAAAGTCTTCATTCTGTATTCTTGGTCCTGTTGTGGCACTTGGTAATATTGAAAGGATGCAGCATCAGAAAAGGACATCAGGATGACCAAAATGCAGGAGGATAAGCATCCTGCAAGACAGTAATTCCTCTGAGATGACATGATGGTCAGTGTTTCCTACAAAATAAATTCAAATGAGTATGCAGCAAGGAATAAAATATACTGCTTATTTTGcagaaaaataaaacacattattaTTCTAACAGCAAAATGTCATTAGCTGCACTTTCATACCATTAAATCACAAGTTAGTAATGACAAATGGACTGATTGATCTCTTTGATTTATTTGTTGATCCAAAGTGCAGTATCAGATACTGCTTCATAACATCTAACCAGCCCTAATAAATCTCTGTCATGGACTGATCTCTGCCTGTGAAAGCTCAGTCTACTTATAGCAACACAGTTAATGTGTTTGTATTTATAGACTGCTGGGTGCTCTAAATAACTTTTGCCTTGGATTTAGGTTTATGTGTGAAGGCTTAAAGAGGAACTACTATATAAATGTAATGCAGAGATGATTGCAGTATTGGCTCTCTCCCACAAAGGCTTTTCATCTACGCTTAATAACAAGAGCCAGAACCGCCCACGAGCCAGAGGATCATTTGCATCGGGACCAAATTGTAAGGCAGATAATAGCACAAATGCATCTTATGgagttgtgtgtttcttccagtgTACTGCATCTACTATTGCTGTAACCTGGAATATCAGATTAGCCTGAAATCCAGTTACAGCAAAACAGACCAGATGTCCGTGTTTAGCATTTAGCAATGATGTTTACTGGAGAAATTAACTTCTATCAGTTTAAGCCCTAAATTAAGTTTAAGATCCATGTAGCTCTATAGATATTGAACCTCAATATGAGCATAAACCATAATCTTTTGCTGAGACTGGGGTTTCCATAACCGCTGTGTACCGGTTGATCAACCTTCTTGTATTAAGCAACCTTTTACATTGTGTTGAATCATGCCTGGTGATAATTTATACTCAAACCAAAGGAAAGTGTTTTATTCCTTACTCTAGACTCCAGCTGTCATTTTACTAGCACAGTTTATAATACAAAATTAAGCATCTGCTTGTTTGCTATGGACAATACCATAATTTTAGTTGAATATATCCTATTTTATAAGAACTATGCAAGTCATTAAAATGATTATGAAAGAAAGATAGGTTGTCATATGTAATAAGATTAATACACAACAGGAGTAACCCAAAGAAACCAACCAGAATCCATATTTTACTAATCTGACTTTAGTATGCTGGAATCTAATAAACTACCATGGGCTGCTCCACCTTGCACATCAGCACTGCTCTTTGTTCTGCAttacaaaataaaaatgtgttcaagtttgttttttttttccaatattgagAGGTTCTCTGTGAGGCTGTTGCATGAGTACATAAACTTAGTAGACTAAATAAACCATATGCATTGACATCTGCCATGATCctaatatattatattaaattgCTATATATGAAAGGATGGTAAACAAGTATTAATTACAGCACCTATTTTCAAATAAttgtgcattttatttaaaaatcacATTGCTGTTTTCCATCCCATATATATGTAAGACTATGCCCCGAGTGACACATTGAAAACCTGTTGCTATTCTTAATCATGAACAATGACATTTTGCTGGATTTACCTCTGACATGAAAATGTCAGCTATCTGGCATAATGACCACTGCTATGGAAACAGCGAAATATTCATTGCATGCTCTAATTAAGTTAAAGCTAGCTTCGTATATCTTTGTGGTCTCTGTAGTACATGTCTACATTAATATCTACATATGCAGATTTTAAATTACGCAGAAGGTAAAAAATGATGTACAGTTTGTATGCTGCCATAAAGAAAAATTGCTGGAATTTTATGAATATATCTATAATCTGTATAATAAATGGCAATTATATCACTGCTGCTCAATATCTCCAGAGTATTTTAATTAGAGCCTGTACTTAATCTGGTTCGTTATTTGACagtttaaatttagtgtttgtactgAGTCTGATGAATAACGCTCCAGTGTAGAGATGTCTAGTCTATCACACAAGCAGATTGCTATTGTCTAATCTTCTATTCAGGATCATGTACAGCATAGCAACAGGCAACCCATCGAACACTTTCCACGCTTATCATATCATAACTAAGTTACAAAAAATAAAGACATAGAACATGATATTCAGAATGACAGATAGAGCAACAAATGGTACAAAGACACAAAGAGAAAGCGAGGGAGATGAATATACAGACCTATTCATAAATGGACACAAAAATAAATCTCCGTCTTGTTTTTTTCTCTATCcaaacacatatacacacacatagatatTGCAAAATAGAGAATCACGTTGCTAGTACAGTAAAGGCAAACTAATTAATGCATGCCACTTGCACAAATCTAAGGGAGACCTTtctcttttataaataaataaatggacggATAGATGGATGAGTAAAGAAAGATGTTTAGACTGAAATCTTGCAGAGATCAGTTTTGTAAAGTTTTATATCACACTCTCTTTTGCCCAAAACAGCTTCTATCTGGCAAATAGCTACAAATGATAAAATAAAGCAACACCACCCTACCTGTGTGCTTCAGTCAGAGGGATGCAGGCTGATCATATCTCCCTCCTAGGATGGAGATACTTGTTTCAGCACCAGAACAGCTCCCAGTGCTTAATAGGGCACGTCATGTGACCCACATGACGTCACTCAGTGTGCACAGAACAGCTAGGGAGTGAGAATCAAGCAGCGTTAACCCTTCCCTGAATTCCTTGTATGCAATGAGAGCAGAGCagcgtttctcttttttttttttcatagggtgCACACTTGACATGGTAACTGCACACTGCAGCATAGACTATCAGTTCCTGATTTGCATTCTCAGGTTAGATTTTTAAATTGGTGTTGATGCACTCTGAATGCTCCAGATGCTGTATGTCCATGTTTAATATTTGGGTGGTGTAGGGGTTAAACCAATGTTCTAATGCTGCATGATGAATGTGGGCATAATAAGGTGCTTTCTTTTTCCCATGATTTGGTGGAAAGCAACACAAAGCACAGGGATAGCCTAgaattttttagattgtaagctctcatgggCAGGATCCTCCTAACCCCCTGGTATTAAACtatactgtaactgtactgtctccctttattttgtaaagcactgagcaaactgctggcactatataaaccctgtatagtAATACTATTGCCTCTGGTGACACTCCCGTATTCTTTTCAGCTGTTTCCCTatgaagcctaaagcctcgtacacacgatcagatttgcaGACGACCGAacatccgttttttgtggcatgctagtctcatgttgaaagtgaagaggttactcacaatacattTTTTGTACGAGAggatacaacgtcagaagtgacataatgtgttgaatagttttgtatgtattctttcatttttgagcatgcgtagtcttgcttttacgatttttttcatacgataaccgtactaatgaaacgaaattcggacgttgagttcacatctggaaaaaaatgtatagtctgcacatccagcttttgtctgacgaaaaatgGAAAtctgctgtcgaaagcaccgtactgaccatactaacgatccgaataTCAGCAGACAGCTCGTCATGCaaatttttccatcggattttcgtatcatgtgacctttacacatacaatatatatatatatatatatatatatatatatatatatatatatgtatatatgatttCAGCAGCATCCACTGTAGCCTCTAGTAGCTGTGTTTTTCCTGTTCACTATGCAATGCTGAATGACCTGTTGGCCACCATAAGTAAATGCAGGTAATTCAAATTACAGGATATCCCTGTAATCAAAAGGGGCCTATAGGAGAGTGTATTGGTTGCCCGTAGAAGCCAAACTTCTTAAAGTATGTTTCCACTTTTGTatccaaattgggataacaccagCTTTATATTTGTAACATGTTCTCATTAACATAACTtaagaaattatttaaaaaaacgctagttACCTTTTTAAGTGCTTTTTACTTGCTTAATAAAgacgtatggccaaagcttttttgaccatacttctcctatggatcacatgtGCAGCTAGTTCTGAGACTCCTTTTCaaccgacagtgggctaaagtccactgttggctgacgtcactcagccggcCCAGACGCTGGATCGATCCCAACTTTACGGTTACAGAAGCCTGGACTGGTAGCTCGCTCAGCCTCTCAACGAtccactgggagactgagccagccgctcccacccccttcacagcctggcactccagtgagcgctggaggggcagagcagagagctggtgattgacagtcaccgccctctgctcagagcagacctgagaactgagtgatcaacggtgtttgattgctcagttctctgcaGAGCCAGCaggtgacagatgcagcatcggatcagtgctgcttccacctaggtaagtatgcatGCTTTTTTTTCCCAAACCTTATATACCTTATATAACCTTAcccatcggtgtcacctatcagtgccacctatgagtgcccatctgtgctacctatgagtgcccatcagtgccgtctatgagcgccacctcatcagtgcccattagtacagccttatcagtgtccctcagtgcagcgtcatcagtgcccatcagtgaaggagaaaacttacttatttacaaaatgttataacagaaacgaaaaaggccttttttgtttttcaaagatTTCTGTCTTATGTTAAACTGGAAGATACCAGGTAAACTGATTTTCCAGCAAGACAGAAATGTATTCTTATCAGTCATTAATGACAGACATTATCAATGTAAAGAATTACAGAGTGGGGAAAGTATGCAGTTCCTGTGATATCTGTGTAAATCAGATCATAATTGGTACAAATAATAGTAACGATAACCAATATTCAGGAAAATCTTTCATGTTTTGAATATTGGTCTTTTACATTGTTTAAACATTGTTATGaaatagttattattttttttaattgttcctaaAGTTTGCATCTTCATCAGATCGGAATAAAATTTGTGCTGTGTGTCCAGACTAATGGAATGGAATACACAATTTGTTCTGGGCACAGTTTTTCATTTGTTGATTTCTGCTGCATTTGTTActtttaaagtatatgtatagcaaaaacttttttcatttttgatagattACAGATAGACTAGAACCACTGTCGGGTATCTACTAACTAGATTCGCCCTCTCTAGTTGTAGTCGTTGTTGGTATAAAAGTGATTGGAAACCCAAATTTTACAATTGTTCTAAGAACaagaattgaggggaaatcttttaatggggatGCCTGGTGCAATGACAACTGTTTAAAAGGGTAGTTTCTCTCAGTTTTGTATTGATCTCCTTTCAGTTCCTGTTGTGACTTCAGGACACAACAGgagatgagaggaaatccctccaaagtcagGGAATGCCTAGTTGTTACCAGTAATCgtatcccctttggaagattttctctcactctctgtgataatagtaaacaggaaaaataggaaGGATAATTGTACCTAAAGGGGcaaagacagtaataaaaacctgatcggtattctaatccctctccactctgtccaaaactaaaaaagatttGCCTGTATATTTATACTTTAAACATTTACAAGCAGTTGTACTGGCTCATAACAGTTGTTACTTTTTGGCACAATTTTAaatacttcaatactgggcactttcacctccttcctgcccagtccaattttcagctttcagcgctgtcacagtttgaatgacaattgcgcgggcatgcaacactgtaatcatatgaattttttttacattttcccttaaatagagctttcttttggtggtatttgatcaccaggggcttttttttttttttgctaaacaaattttaaccacttgccacccgtgtcgcgtacatttactgtggcacaatggcaccaCTGCGCGAAATCCTGTACCTGTACGGGACGCGCTGTCGCTGCGACCATCGGATTCGTTTAAGAACCAAACAAtcctcaggtccaggccaatgatttatggcctggacctgctgatcggttctggcgaatgaaatcctcccctgcctgtgtaagtgtaaacacaggcaggggaagtgatgtcatctcccctcttGGAATCCTTTTCGTTccagagacaggagagagaacatctcacagtaagttgcactaacactacactaacaccagtacacgtaggtacacttgtcacacccgatcaccccccgatcgcccccccccgttaaccccttcactccctgtcatccttttcgttccagagacaggagagagaacatctcacagtaagttgcactaacactacactaacaccagtacatgtaggtacacttgtcacacccgatcaccccccgatcgccccccccctgttaaccccttcactccctgtcacagtgtcacccagtgtagttgtcagatttttcactgatcactgtactggtgccatttgtgacactaatcagctttagggcagttagtggtaggcccaggtagttTTAttataccccctaaccccccaataaaggttttaccccttgatcatcccctgtcaccagtgatcactgtattagtgttatgggtgatgctggttaattagttatatttttatagcgtcagggtacccactgtatattacctaaataaaggtataaccccctgatcacccggcgggtgatatcagttaggttttagcgtcagtcagggtctgcattgctccaggcagtgtcagattagtgccagtagcgctaacacccgcACCATACACCTTCCTTAATGGTAtattgtctgaacggatcaatatctgatcttatCAGATCTTAACTAGCGTCTCCAAtattttagggttcccaaaaacgcagtgttagcgggatcagcccagatacctgctagcacttgcgtttagcccctccgcccagcccagcccagcccatccaagtgcagtatcaatcgatcactgtcacttacaaaacactaaacacataactgcagcattcgcagagtcaggcctgatccctgcgaacgttaacagtttttttttgtagcgtttgaagcagttgctgacagtcaggtgctcttttttcctttgagtctcactagtgtaccagtaaatttagaggccacaatgtccaattgaaggtacactagtgaagatgcctacacgtttctgagcatgacagatgagagtgaagaggaagtcacccatctgtcagattcaggctcagaatacgttcctgtagacagcagcggcaccctgacagatagctctgatgacagagttgttgtccctgccaaggtcaggcatacccgaccccattcttcttctgttgttgaggtgcaagaaccgcagggctctcatatggagcagagagccagtactagtgctgctcatccttctggtgaactggcaagcaccagcggcctagtacatcctgatcgtagtcaaaccagcactgcagtatcacgtggtgacatggagagtcccataaatgcagttcaagctggtgaggtggctagcactactagtaactagtgtcccgctgccaccaagaagacaaaaacaggcccgttgagcccatagtgccattcctgctgcatttgccgatccgaattgggagcccaccacttctgcagcaaccgtacttcccccattcactggccaacccggaattcaggtggaaacagttcattttacgtcacttgatttttattcgctgtttttcacggaagatctctatagatctattgtggaccaaatcaatttgtatgctggtcaattcatcgccgctgatccccagttgacccttgccagagattggaaacctattacggtttcccaacttaagaccttcctgggcctatccctcctcatgggcataactaaaaaaagtgagttgtgttcatgttggtccactgacccagttcatcatatgcccgtgttctctgcctccatgaccaggacacgatacgagcagttcatgcatttcaatgacaatgaactctgtcgtcctcggggtgaccctgaatacgatcggctctacaaaattcagcccctcgtaaaccacttcaaccaacagtttgcagccttgtttactcccgatcaagttgtctgcgttgatgagtccctgattaagttttctggccgcttgtcattcaaacagtatcttcccagcaagcgtgccagatatggggtcaagatgtataagctctgtgagagggcaacaggctatacatgtagttttatggtttacaggGAAGAGGTAGttacatagagccggagaactgcccagactacatagggagcgctggtaagattgtgagggacttggtgtcacccttattcagaaaggggtaccacttgtgtgtggacaattattacacaaacgtgccactttttaatcacttgtttgatcatggaattggcgcatgtggcaccatgcgatctaatctctggggcttaccccagaggcttgtagattcccgtcttaggctgggggagagagcctgctcgaaatgtaataatttgcttgctgtgaagtggagggatataagaatgtttttgttctgtccttccttcacgcagacacgacagtccaaattcaaatggcgactggtgttgtggagaaacccctctgtgtccacgaatacaaccttaatatgggaggggtggacctcaatgaccagttgagggcgccgtacttaattgcctgtaaggccagacgctggtacaaaaaagtgtctgtatacttattccaattggctctgcttaacgcttatgtgctataaaagcttcaggacgaactgaatccttccttaaattctaggaagagatcatcacagcccttctgtttctagaTGGTGCTGTGACCTAACTTCCCAatgtaaatgcagtgagccggctgcatgggaggcattttccgtatgtcctccctggtacccctatcaatcgatcaccccaaagaagatgtcatgtctgtagcaagcacagatttaggcgtgacacccgctattgttgtccctcctgtcctgaccaacctggtctctgcatccgtGTGTgcttcgaacgctaccacacactagtggagtattagcgtagggtatagcactgcacagactaggacacacttacacagggtctacaaagatgccatcacattttgagagacccaaacctggaaccgttacaaccattacagttacaaataaaagtgtaaaaaaaaaaaaatatatatatatatatatatatatatatatatatatatatataataaaaaagccaaaaatagtttaattctttctctattctctctctattgttctgctctgttttactgtatgttttaactgcaatgctttattgttactattttatttgttttttcatgtttgcttttcaggtatgtcattcttTTAtcctttactgtttactgtgttttattgttaaccatttttttatttgcaggtacgccattcagctgcagcactgatttattcatcttgacagcaacggcgtttgctctcatgatacataaatcagcgactccagcgctgcaggaggtgatttcaccaccacagttaaaaaaaaaaaaaaatagagcatatatgccgaagcatgggggaaggggtggaggggcaatttgcccctaacattaggggcggattgcccccatgcttgagcatatattttttactcttttttttggcacagattgttgttgttttattgagttaatgttttgttgttaccattgtttgcttttcaggtacacaattcagctgcagcactgatttatttatcttgacagcaacagcgtttgctctcacgatacgtaaatcagcgactccagcgctgtaggatatttcaccaccacagttaaaaaaaatggtgtatgccCATcaatagaagtgggtggatgcagggcggtattctaatggtgggcatacccaccgatcaatctcttttttcgttcagcccacaggctgcatgaaaaaaagaacattacaatatatgcccaacaaggaccagcaacgtactggtatgttgctggactgtgagtagttataccagaattatgcctgcaggtttaggtatcatcttggtattgttcttttcagccagtggtcagctttcatgtaaaagcaattctagtggctgattagccgctagactgcttttacaagcagtgggagggaacgtccccccctcccgcagtCTTTTCCATGgatttctcaggctctcctgtcccaccggggaacccga from Aquarana catesbeiana isolate 2022-GZ linkage group LG04, ASM4218655v1, whole genome shotgun sequence includes the following:
- the SCG2 gene encoding secretogranin-2, whose translation is MSSQRNYCLAGCLSSCILVILMSFSDAASFQYYQVPQQDQEYRMKTLQRLPSPDMLKALEYIENLRKQASRTENLPDYTSYQGAPYLSEQKDTQALSTDTAKSPTTDDESEWMRAMLEALMQAEKEAKVSTQEKNNLYMDKNIPPELIEDYDSNKWSEKRPKTGKLSSRLYDDYSRDNPLKRTNEIVEGQYTPQSLATLQSVFQELGKLKGQANNKRDRMEEDQKLYKDDEDDLYKANNIAYEDVAGGEDWNPIEEKVESQTQEELKESKEEVEKTDDMEDEMKRSGLLGLQDEEPEKDTKDQESENLSNLMNTYLNMWMNRMDKGKQNPDRRSLRFSGKELDPEAIYQLIDISRNLQIPPEDLIDMLRDEDGRKFGGRLESEKEVDVPEDLDEVTETMTDKTNVYKNKQGFVRQPTSPILPNIPEGLTVEDMVNLMGADKLQNRFKQNNGLQRPYPMISKIKGHKAIWPKESEKRQIEYESRPEKEEELADYVVKMLAKYPELLGNNQNKKMPIPYSPGDLQELEKQYENALRGYVNMRGYQDLETVSSSNRRLPTRESDDTQNKQYIDEDLLMKVLEYLNQEKAEKARDHSVKRSMENM